Proteins encoded together in one Maricaulis maris window:
- a CDS encoding sigma-54-dependent transcriptional regulator, whose amino-acid sequence MARDILIVDDEADIRELIGGLLEDDGYETREAADADGALAEIRARKPSLVILDVWLQGSRLDGIELLDEFRSIDANMPVIVISGHGTIETAVAAIRKGAYDFLEKPFKSDKLLLTVTRALETSRLRQENAQLRARGDGQASLIGESSGITQVRQLIDRVAPTNSRVLIRGPSGAGKELVARLIHESSPRAQSDFVAVSAPGMSPEGVEEELFGRENEDGSVKHVGLLERAHGGTLYLDEIADMPKDTQTKLLRLLVEQRFRRIGGAADVQVNVRVISSTAQDLAGRIQGGLFREDLYHRLAVVPVQVPPLADRREDIPSLVAHFVDRLTASAGLPRRRFGDDVMAALQAHGWPGNVRQLRNNIERLLILATGSLDEPITLDSLPSEVVTRENQDVGFDAEKMIALSLREARENFEREYLKAQIDRFGGNISRTAAFIGMERSALHRKLKSLGVGSVQREGAA is encoded by the coding sequence ATGGCTCGCGACATACTGATCGTGGATGATGAGGCGGATATCCGTGAACTGATCGGCGGCCTGCTCGAAGACGACGGCTATGAGACCCGGGAGGCTGCGGATGCAGACGGGGCCTTGGCCGAAATCCGCGCGCGCAAGCCGTCGCTGGTCATCCTCGACGTCTGGCTGCAGGGCAGCCGGTTGGACGGGATCGAGCTGCTCGACGAGTTCCGCTCGATTGATGCCAACATGCCGGTCATTGTGATCTCCGGACATGGCACGATCGAGACGGCGGTCGCGGCAATCCGCAAGGGGGCGTATGACTTCCTCGAGAAGCCGTTCAAGAGCGACAAGCTGTTGCTGACGGTGACGCGGGCGCTGGAAACCAGCCGCCTTCGTCAGGAAAACGCGCAATTGCGCGCGCGGGGTGATGGCCAGGCTTCGCTGATCGGCGAGTCCAGCGGTATCACCCAGGTGCGCCAGTTGATCGACCGCGTCGCACCGACCAATAGTCGGGTCCTGATCCGCGGCCCGTCGGGCGCCGGCAAGGAGCTGGTCGCCCGGCTGATCCATGAGAGCTCGCCCCGGGCGCAGTCGGACTTCGTTGCCGTCAGTGCGCCGGGCATGTCGCCGGAAGGCGTCGAGGAAGAGTTGTTCGGGCGCGAGAACGAGGATGGCAGCGTCAAGCATGTCGGCCTGCTCGAACGCGCGCATGGCGGCACGCTCTATCTCGACGAAATCGCTGATATGCCCAAGGACACGCAGACCAAGCTGCTGCGCCTGCTGGTCGAGCAACGGTTCCGGCGGATCGGCGGCGCCGCCGACGTTCAGGTCAATGTGCGCGTCATCTCCTCGACCGCTCAGGACCTTGCCGGTCGGATCCAGGGCGGGCTGTTCCGCGAGGACCTCTATCACCGCCTCGCGGTTGTCCCGGTCCAGGTCCCGCCGCTGGCCGACCGCCGCGAGGATATTCCCTCGCTGGTCGCGCACTTTGTCGATCGGCTGACAGCGTCGGCCGGGCTTCCGCGACGGCGCTTCGGCGATGACGTGATGGCAGCCCTGCAGGCGCATGGCTGGCCGGGCAATGTGCGTCAGTTGCGCAATAATATCGAGCGGCTCCTCATTTTGGCGACCGGCTCGCTGGATGAGCCGATCACCCTCGACTCGCTGCCCTCGGAAGTCGTGACGCGCGAGAACCAGGATGTCGGGTTTGACGCGGAGAAGATGATCGCCTTGTCTCTGCGCGAAGCGCGGGAGAATTTCGAGCGCGAGTATCTCAAGGCCCAGATCGACCGCTTTGGCGGCAATATTTCACGCACGGCAGCCTTCATCGGCATGGAGCGCTCGGCCTTGCATCGGAAACTCAAATCGCTCGGGGTTGGCAGCGTGCAACGCGAAGGCGCGGCCTAG
- a CDS encoding PAS domain-containing sensor histidine kinase → MPTTATKPLIRNISPRSAALFGIGFVTSAIFLTVAATGLLGDNGLMRLSDRSATALLIGNAVLIFGLGCVVVVRFIRRVRARRFGEPTPRLHLRFVALFSLAAAAPAVLAALFLGAVLNRGVDYWFGERIATVVDGTATVAREIYERETSEAGYKLSAMAEALNQPDAVEAFSSSRIQYVWGLSSLAAEQRFSAAYIVDGRGNLLARTRFQENEPYVAPSTRLYELAGEGGVAVSTPEFTPVGTDVVRLLHQLEGYEDAYLYVSIPMNVDLFRQMEEARVALRRADEQESTIRQTFFLLYFEVAALILIGSVWLGLSAATRVVTPISRLVAAAERVRRGDLEARVQMGRDDDEIAALARAFNRMTRQLRSQRRELIESHAESEQRRAFIEAILAGVRAGVIGLDKDNKVTLINRSAIGMLSPGSDDQIGTRLEDISPALTDLVLDARRRPGVVAEAQIDLETPDEQIRHITARASMDEEAGLVITFDDVTRLVTAQRNAAWREVARRIAHEIKNPLTPIQLSAERIKRKYRAEIQSDLETFDRCTETIIRQVSDIGRMVDEFSSFARMPQPKVEEVELGELTKSAVFARRVASPSIDVTFDKPSRPVLGLCDSRLSGQALANILKNASESVDARMEKDGAPGTIAVELTEQDGFAVIEVTDNGLGWPTPNRERLTEPYMTTREKGTGLGLAIVKRVMEDHKGRLELDLPASGPGAVVRLIFPLAETPEQELQNVQEA, encoded by the coding sequence TTGCCGACCACTGCCACGAAGCCACTGATCCGCAATATCTCGCCGCGATCTGCCGCCTTGTTCGGCATTGGCTTTGTCACATCTGCCATCTTCCTCACCGTCGCTGCTACCGGACTGCTTGGTGACAACGGTTTGATGCGGCTGAGCGACCGGTCAGCGACCGCGCTCCTGATCGGCAATGCTGTTCTCATTTTCGGGTTGGGCTGCGTTGTGGTGGTCCGTTTTATCCGGCGGGTACGGGCGCGCCGCTTTGGCGAGCCGACCCCGCGACTGCATCTGCGCTTTGTGGCCCTGTTCTCGCTTGCGGCAGCGGCGCCGGCGGTTCTGGCGGCGCTGTTTCTGGGCGCCGTCCTCAATCGCGGGGTCGATTACTGGTTTGGTGAGCGCATTGCCACAGTTGTCGACGGCACTGCGACCGTGGCGCGCGAGATTTACGAGCGTGAGACCAGCGAGGCCGGCTACAAGCTGAGCGCCATGGCTGAAGCGCTCAATCAGCCCGACGCGGTCGAGGCCTTCAGTTCCAGCCGGATCCAGTATGTCTGGGGGCTGAGCTCGCTCGCCGCCGAACAGCGTTTCTCTGCGGCCTATATCGTCGATGGTCGCGGCAATTTGCTGGCGCGGACACGGTTTCAGGAAAACGAGCCTTATGTTGCGCCGTCCACGCGGCTCTACGAACTGGCCGGCGAGGGCGGTGTGGCCGTCTCGACGCCGGAGTTCACCCCGGTCGGCACCGATGTCGTCCGCCTGCTGCACCAGCTGGAAGGGTATGAGGACGCCTATCTCTACGTCTCGATCCCGATGAATGTGGACCTGTTCCGCCAGATGGAGGAAGCGCGGGTGGCGCTGCGCCGGGCTGACGAACAGGAAAGCACGATCCGGCAAACCTTCTTCCTGCTCTATTTCGAGGTTGCCGCGCTGATCCTGATCGGCTCGGTCTGGCTCGGCCTGAGTGCCGCGACCCGCGTTGTGACCCCGATTTCACGGCTGGTTGCAGCCGCCGAACGGGTGCGTCGCGGTGATCTGGAAGCGCGTGTCCAGATGGGCCGCGATGATGACGAAATCGCGGCCCTGGCGCGGGCCTTCAACCGGATGACCCGTCAGCTTCGCAGCCAGCGCCGCGAATTGATAGAGAGTCACGCCGAGAGCGAGCAGCGCCGCGCCTTTATCGAAGCCATTCTGGCCGGTGTCCGCGCCGGGGTGATTGGCCTCGACAAGGACAACAAGGTAACGCTGATCAACCGCTCGGCGATCGGCATGCTGTCGCCCGGCTCGGATGACCAGATCGGCACGCGCCTTGAGGACATCTCACCCGCCCTGACCGATCTTGTGCTGGATGCGCGGCGCCGACCGGGGGTGGTCGCAGAAGCGCAGATTGACCTGGAAACACCGGACGAGCAGATCCGCCATATCACCGCGCGTGCCTCGATGGACGAGGAGGCCGGGCTGGTCATCACCTTCGATGATGTCACCCGTCTCGTCACCGCCCAGCGGAATGCAGCCTGGCGCGAGGTCGCGCGCCGGATCGCCCACGAGATCAAGAATCCGCTGACCCCGATCCAGCTCTCGGCCGAGCGGATCAAGCGGAAGTATCGCGCCGAGATCCAGAGCGATCTGGAAACCTTCGACCGCTGTACCGAGACCATTATCCGGCAGGTCAGTGACATCGGCCGCATGGTCGATGAGTTCTCCTCCTTCGCGCGCATGCCCCAGCCCAAGGTCGAGGAGGTCGAGCTGGGCGAGCTGACCAAGTCCGCCGTCTTCGCGCGGCGGGTGGCCTCGCCCTCGATCGATGTCACCTTCGACAAGCCGTCCAGGCCGGTTCTGGGATTGTGCGACTCGCGCCTGTCCGGGCAGGCGCTCGCGAATATTCTCAAGAATGCGTCGGAGAGCGTCGACGCGCGGATGGAGAAGGATGGCGCACCCGGCACCATCGCGGTCGAGCTGACCGAGCAGGACGGTTTCGCCGTGATTGAAGTCACCGATAACGGGCTTGGCTGGCCAACGCCGAACCGTGAACGTCTGACAGAGCCCTACATGACCACGCGCGAGAAAGGGACCGGGCTGGGCCTGGCGATCGTCAAGCGCGTGATGGAAGACCACAAGGGACGGCTCGAACTTGACCTGCCAGCGAGCGGGCCGGGGGCGGTCGTGCGCTTGATCTTCCCGCTGGCGGAAACGCCGGAACAAGAACTTCAAAACGTACAGGAGGCCTGA
- a CDS encoding sigma-54-dependent transcriptional regulator, translating to MTARILLLEDDDSLKLILSRALGSAGYQVRATASPDTALNWIRNGEGDLLLADVLLDGTNFLENLGLVSRLRPQLPVIVMSAQATASTAISAAKGGVFEYLPKPFDLDDMIAAVAAALGEETKAGRTRPAEEPTGFIGQSAAMQSAFKAIARAATSQAHVMITGEPGVGKRQAAEALLRARGIASDDAIVVTPSNPASDVFRSTQAARQVVWLRLEEWNAEQQRAARDALDAGIGRVIATASHSPDAGLDSRLVARLSECVISVPPLRERRSDIPALCETFLGQFARRDKQEVVRLSKDAIQYLQGSAWTGNVVELRSVLSRLSLATRGRVAGLEDVLSAFTADAGDAREDLDVHANAIAALSLSRDNARTVAIDAVDRALFSQALDRCGGNRSRAAEMLGLNRNTLARRLAELGEETRDM from the coding sequence GTGACCGCTCGCATCCTGCTTTTGGAAGATGATGACAGTCTCAAGCTGATCCTGTCGCGCGCGCTCGGGTCTGCCGGCTACCAGGTCCGGGCGACCGCATCGCCGGACACGGCGCTGAACTGGATCCGCAATGGCGAGGGCGACCTCCTGCTCGCGGACGTCCTGCTGGACGGGACGAATTTCCTCGAAAATCTCGGCCTCGTCTCGCGCCTGCGCCCGCAATTGCCGGTCATCGTGATGAGCGCGCAGGCGACGGCCTCGACGGCGATCAGTGCGGCCAAGGGCGGGGTGTTCGAGTATCTGCCCAAACCCTTCGACCTCGATGATATGATCGCCGCCGTCGCGGCAGCGCTGGGCGAGGAGACCAAGGCCGGCCGGACCAGGCCGGCGGAGGAGCCAACCGGCTTTATCGGTCAATCGGCGGCCATGCAGTCCGCCTTCAAGGCGATTGCCCGGGCCGCGACGAGCCAGGCCCATGTCATGATCACTGGCGAACCGGGCGTCGGCAAGCGACAGGCGGCCGAAGCCCTGCTGCGGGCCCGCGGGATCGCCTCGGACGACGCGATTGTCGTCACCCCCTCCAATCCGGCGTCTGACGTGTTCCGCTCGACGCAGGCGGCCCGCCAGGTGGTCTGGCTGCGACTGGAAGAGTGGAATGCCGAACAGCAAAGGGCGGCACGCGACGCGCTTGATGCCGGTATCGGTCGCGTGATCGCCACGGCCTCGCATTCGCCGGACGCGGGCCTGGATAGCCGGCTGGTGGCGCGTCTGTCGGAATGCGTGATCTCGGTCCCGCCACTGCGTGAACGCCGCAGTGACATCCCGGCTCTGTGTGAAACCTTCCTCGGCCAGTTCGCGCGCCGCGACAAGCAGGAGGTGGTGCGCCTCTCGAAGGACGCGATCCAGTATCTCCAGGGCTCGGCCTGGACCGGCAATGTGGTCGAATTGCGCTCTGTCCTGTCGCGCCTGTCGCTGGCAACTCGCGGCCGTGTTGCCGGCCTAGAAGACGTGCTCTCGGCCTTCACGGCTGACGCCGGTGATGCGCGCGAGGACCTCGACGTCCACGCCAATGCGATCGCGGCGCTTTCCCTGAGTCGCGACAACGCCCGGACCGTTGCCATCGACGCGGTTGATCGGGCCCTGTTCAGCCAAGCCCTCGACCGCTGTGGTGGAAACCGCTCAAGAGCGGCCGAAATGCTGGGTTTGAACCGCAATACGCTGGCGCGCCGGCTTGCGGAGCTGGGCGAGGAAACGCGCGATATGTGA
- a CDS encoding two-component system sensor histidine kinase NtrB: MSPAAAPGAASLAASLAADQAAIPILVFSGAARCVWANTQAEEWLGLSMRHMGKGRFDTLSATCAQLADIIEQACGSQRTVVALGRMLGGGGPFDVHARWSEEHGQLVLSVLPHQEMGAKASEAPALGFGRMLAHELKNPLASVRGAAQLIRRETGIEGARDLARLIIQDVDRITRLADHWSRVGDIQLGVQSEINLNLLAVNAMDSLHRADAATRGVLRENFDPSLPTIKGDPDLLMQVVLNLLQNALDAVRSDPAAEIVIETRFDAGPKSRTGGNPTPLVLSVRDNGPGIPETLGSGIFTPFVTTKPAGEGLGLAFAARIAALHDGQIDFESHPGRTVFNIRLPIAKRDLP, from the coding sequence ATGAGCCCCGCAGCGGCGCCCGGCGCCGCCTCCCTGGCCGCCTCCCTGGCCGCCGACCAGGCCGCGATCCCGATTCTCGTCTTCTCCGGTGCGGCCCGCTGCGTCTGGGCCAATACCCAGGCCGAGGAATGGCTTGGCCTGTCCATGCGCCATATGGGCAAGGGCCGGTTCGACACCCTGTCGGCAACCTGCGCCCAGCTGGCCGATATCATCGAGCAGGCGTGCGGCAGCCAACGTACCGTTGTCGCTCTTGGACGCATGCTCGGCGGCGGCGGGCCCTTCGATGTTCATGCCCGCTGGTCTGAGGAGCACGGCCAGCTGGTTCTCTCGGTGCTGCCGCATCAGGAAATGGGGGCCAAGGCGTCCGAAGCGCCGGCGCTGGGTTTTGGTCGCATGCTGGCGCACGAGCTCAAGAATCCGCTGGCCAGCGTCCGCGGCGCTGCCCAGCTGATCCGGCGTGAGACCGGGATCGAGGGCGCGCGCGACCTGGCCCGGCTGATCATCCAGGATGTCGACCGGATCACCCGCCTGGCCGATCACTGGAGCCGGGTCGGGGATATCCAGCTTGGCGTGCAATCCGAGATCAATCTCAACCTGCTGGCTGTCAACGCGATGGACAGCCTGCACCGCGCCGATGCCGCCACGAGGGGTGTGCTGCGCGAGAATTTTGACCCCTCCCTGCCGACCATCAAGGGCGATCCGGACCTGTTGATGCAGGTCGTTCTCAACCTGCTGCAAAATGCGCTCGACGCCGTTCGCTCGGACCCGGCCGCTGAAATCGTCATCGAGACGCGCTTCGATGCCGGGCCGAAAAGCCGTACCGGGGGCAATCCGACCCCGCTCGTCCTGTCGGTCCGCGACAATGGACCGGGCATTCCCGAAACGCTCGGATCGGGTATCTTCACTCCCTTCGTGACCACCAAGCCTGCCGGCGAGGGGCTCGGCCTGGCGTTTGCGGCCCGGATTGCTGCCCTGCACGACGGGCAGATCGATTTCGAGAGCCATCCGGGTCGAACCGTTTTCAATATCCGCCTGCCGATAGCCAAGAGGGACCTGCCGTGA
- the dusB gene encoding tRNA dihydrouridine synthase DusB — MSGVTDLPFRRQAQRFGAGMVVSEMVASDALAAGRRDMVRKAALDASLQPCVIQLAGREAHWMSEGARIAEDAGAQVIDINMGCPARQVTKGLSGSALMRDLDHALTLIEATVGATSRPVTLKMRLGWDHDSLNAPDLARRARDAGVQLITVHGRTRQQFYKGQADWSAVRAVVEAVDLPVIVNGDIHTTADARSALEKSGAAAVMIGRAAQGRPWLLGEVGRELLGQAAVETPWSDKIDALAAQFEDSLLHYGENLGIRMIRKHFASFCDVECGAGDADWVRAQRASLCRSERPADIHAALDGLRQLDGRAVA, encoded by the coding sequence ATGTCCGGGGTGACGGATCTGCCGTTTCGTCGCCAGGCGCAGCGTTTCGGGGCTGGCATGGTGGTGTCTGAAATGGTCGCCTCCGACGCCCTGGCCGCCGGTCGCCGCGACATGGTCCGCAAGGCCGCGCTCGATGCCTCGTTGCAGCCCTGCGTCATCCAGCTCGCCGGCCGCGAGGCCCACTGGATGTCCGAAGGGGCCCGGATCGCCGAGGATGCCGGGGCGCAGGTCATTGATATCAATATGGGATGTCCGGCCCGCCAGGTCACCAAGGGACTGTCCGGCTCGGCCCTGATGCGTGATCTCGACCATGCCCTGACCCTGATCGAAGCGACTGTCGGGGCGACCAGCCGCCCGGTCACCCTGAAGATGCGGCTGGGCTGGGACCATGACAGTCTCAACGCACCTGACCTCGCCCGCCGGGCCCGCGATGCCGGCGTCCAGCTGATCACGGTGCACGGCCGGACCCGCCAGCAATTCTACAAGGGTCAGGCCGACTGGTCGGCCGTTCGCGCCGTCGTCGAGGCGGTTGATCTGCCGGTCATCGTCAATGGCGATATCCACACCACTGCCGACGCCCGCAGCGCGCTGGAAAAGTCCGGCGCTGCCGCCGTGATGATCGGGCGCGCCGCGCAGGGACGCCCCTGGCTCCTCGGCGAGGTCGGCCGCGAACTGCTTGGCCAGGCCGCAGTGGAAACGCCCTGGTCCGACAAGATCGACGCGCTCGCCGCCCAGTTCGAGGACAGCCTTCTGCATTATGGCGAAAATCTCGGTATCCGCATGATCCGCAAACATTTTGCCAGCTTCTGCGACGTCGAGTGCGGCGCCGGGGATGCCGACTGGGTCCGCGCCCAGCGCGCCAGCCTGTGCCGGTCCGAGCGGCCGGCGGATATTCACGCGGCGCTCGATGGCCTGCGCCAGCTTGACGGACGTGCGGTCGCATGA